A portion of the Streptomyces coeruleoprunus genome contains these proteins:
- the miaA gene encoding tRNA (adenosine(37)-N6)-dimethylallyltransferase MiaA, producing the protein MNSAAPSPRVIAVVGPTAAGKSDLGVHLAQRLGGEVVNADSMQLYRGMDIGTAKLTQEERGGVPHHLLDIWDVTEAASVAEYQRLARAEIDRLLAEGRTPVLVGGSGLYVRGAIDALEFPGTDPDVRARLEAELEERGSGVLHARLAAADPEAARAILPSNGRRIVRALEVIEITGKPFTANLPGHDSVYDTVQIGVDVERPELDARITARVDRMWEAGLVDEVRALEAQGLREGRTASRALGYQQVLAALAGECTEEEARAETVRATKRFARRQDSWFRRDPRVHWLSGAAADRGELPGRALTLVERAVTA; encoded by the coding sequence GTGAACAGCGCAGCCCCTTCCCCCCGAGTCATCGCCGTCGTCGGCCCCACCGCGGCCGGCAAGTCCGATCTGGGCGTCCACCTGGCACAGCGACTCGGCGGCGAGGTCGTCAACGCCGACTCCATGCAGCTCTACCGGGGGATGGACATCGGCACCGCGAAATTGACCCAGGAGGAACGCGGGGGCGTTCCGCACCACCTCCTCGACATCTGGGACGTCACCGAGGCGGCCAGCGTCGCCGAGTACCAGCGGCTCGCCCGCGCCGAGATCGACCGGCTGCTGGCCGAGGGCCGCACGCCCGTCCTCGTCGGCGGTTCGGGGCTGTACGTACGCGGGGCGATCGACGCCCTGGAGTTCCCCGGCACCGACCCCGACGTCCGCGCCCGCCTGGAGGCCGAGCTGGAGGAGCGCGGCTCCGGCGTCCTGCACGCCCGGCTCGCCGCCGCCGACCCCGAGGCCGCCCGCGCCATCCTGCCCAGCAACGGCCGCCGGATCGTGCGCGCCCTGGAGGTCATCGAGATCACCGGCAAGCCCTTCACGGCCAACCTGCCCGGCCACGACTCGGTGTACGACACCGTCCAGATCGGCGTCGACGTCGAGCGCCCGGAACTGGACGCCCGCATCACCGCGCGCGTGGACCGGATGTGGGAGGCCGGACTCGTGGACGAGGTGCGGGCTCTGGAGGCGCAGGGGCTGCGCGAGGGGCGCACCGCCTCGCGCGCGCTGGGCTATCAGCAGGTGCTCGCCGCGCTGGCCGGGGAATGCACCGAGGAGGAGGCGCGTGCCGAAACCGTACGCGCCACCAAGCGCTTCGCGCGCCGTCAGGACTCCTGGTTCCGCCGGGATCCTCGTGTCCACTGGCTCAGCGGCGCGGCCGCCGACCGCGGGGAACTCCCCGGCCGGGCCCTGACGTTGGTCGAACGAGCGGTTACAGCCTGA
- a CDS encoding antitoxin translates to MGFLDSMKAKLAPAKDKVSNLAQQHGDKIDHGIDRAARLVDQKTKGKYSDKIETGTGKAKHALDRLAHKDDGGTPPSAPPAA, encoded by the coding sequence ATGGGCTTCCTGGATTCAATGAAGGCCAAGCTCGCCCCAGCCAAGGACAAGGTCTCGAACCTCGCCCAGCAGCACGGCGACAAGATCGATCACGGCATCGACAGGGCGGCGAGGCTGGTCGATCAGAAGACCAAGGGCAAGTACAGCGACAAGATCGAAACCGGCACCGGCAAGGCCAAGCACGCCTTGGACCGGCTTGCCCACAAGGATGACGGCGGTACGCCGCCGTCGGCGCCGCCGGCCGCCTGA
- a CDS encoding class III extradiol dioxygenase subunit B-like domain-containing protein, translated as MLVAAAVCPCPPLLVPDVAQGAAPELDDARVGCTDAIAVLAASRPDLLVVVGPDPQAAEPARYPAGTPGDFRGFGVDLDVRLGAAEPDTGAAVPEGRTLPASLAVGAWLLARDDWGDAPVEGLAVPERLAPERCAGAGRELAGRAPRVALLVMGDGSACRTVKAPGYLDERAAGFDEEAFRALGAADASALAALDADLAHELKAAGRAPWQVLAGAAEGAGLEGRLLYEDAPYGVGYGVAVWA; from the coding sequence ATGCTTGTCGCCGCAGCCGTCTGCCCCTGTCCGCCGCTCCTCGTCCCCGATGTCGCCCAGGGCGCCGCGCCCGAGCTGGACGACGCCCGCGTGGGCTGTACCGACGCCATCGCGGTGCTCGCCGCGTCGCGGCCCGACCTGCTGGTCGTCGTGGGTCCTGACCCGCAGGCCGCCGAGCCGGCGCGGTACCCGGCCGGGACACCGGGGGACTTCCGGGGCTTCGGCGTGGACCTGGACGTACGGCTGGGCGCCGCGGAGCCCGATACCGGTGCCGCCGTGCCCGAGGGCCGTACGCTGCCCGCCTCGCTGGCCGTCGGCGCGTGGCTGCTCGCGCGCGACGACTGGGGCGACGCGCCCGTGGAGGGCCTCGCCGTGCCGGAGCGGCTCGCACCCGAGCGGTGCGCCGGGGCGGGCCGGGAGCTGGCGGGACGAGCGCCGCGCGTTGCGCTTCTCGTGATGGGTGACGGCAGCGCCTGCCGCACCGTGAAGGCCCCCGGCTACCTGGACGAGCGGGCCGCGGGCTTCGACGAGGAGGCCTTCCGGGCCCTCGGAGCGGCCGACGCGTCGGCGCTGGCCGCGCTGGACGCCGACCTCGCGCACGAGCTGAAGGCGGCCGGCCGCGCCCCCTGGCAGGTGCTGGCGGGGGCCGCCGAGGGCGCCGGCCTCGAAGGGCGCCTGCTGTACGAGGACGCGCCCTACGGCGTCGGCTACGGGGTCGCCGTCTGGGCGTGA
- the miaB gene encoding tRNA (N6-isopentenyl adenosine(37)-C2)-methylthiotransferase MiaB → MTSSDRSQTTVDVTRTYAVRTYGCQMNVHDSERLSGLLEDAGYVRAPEGADEADVVVFNTCAVRENADNKLYGNLGRLAPAKARRPGMQIAVGGCLAQKDRDTIVKKAPWVDVVFGTHNIGKLPVLLERARVQEEAQVEIAESLEAFPSTLPTRRESAYAAWVSISVGCNNTCTFCIVPALRGKEKDRRPGDILAEIEALVGEGVSEITLLGQNVNAYGSDIGDREAFSKLLRACGTIEGLERVRFTSPHPRDFTDDVIAAMAETPNVMPQLHMPLQSGSDTVLKAMRRSYRQERFLGIIEKVRAAIPHAAISTDIIVGFPGETEEDFEQTLHVVREARFAQAFTFQYSKRPGTPAAEMEDQIPKEVVQARYERLVALQEEISWEENKKQVGRTLDVMVAEGEGRKDDATHRLSGRAPDNRLVHFTKPDEEVRPGDVVTVEITYAAPHHLLAEGEVSAIRRTRAGDAWEKRTTAAQAQKPAGVMLGLPQIGVPAPLPPATEGCSIA, encoded by the coding sequence ATGACCAGCAGCGACCGGAGCCAGACCACAGTGGACGTCACGCGTACCTATGCAGTTCGCACCTACGGGTGCCAGATGAACGTCCACGACTCCGAGCGTCTCTCCGGTCTGCTGGAGGACGCCGGATACGTACGCGCGCCCGAAGGCGCCGACGAGGCCGACGTCGTCGTCTTCAACACCTGCGCGGTGCGGGAGAACGCCGACAACAAGCTGTACGGCAACCTCGGCCGCCTGGCCCCGGCGAAGGCCCGCAGGCCCGGCATGCAGATCGCCGTCGGCGGCTGCCTGGCGCAGAAGGACCGCGACACCATCGTCAAGAAGGCGCCGTGGGTCGACGTCGTCTTCGGTACGCACAACATCGGCAAGCTGCCGGTCCTGCTGGAGCGCGCCCGCGTCCAGGAGGAGGCGCAGGTCGAGATCGCCGAGTCGCTGGAGGCGTTCCCCTCCACGCTGCCGACCCGCCGCGAGTCCGCCTACGCGGCCTGGGTCTCGATCTCCGTCGGCTGCAACAACACCTGCACCTTCTGCATCGTCCCGGCCCTGCGCGGCAAGGAGAAGGACCGCCGCCCGGGCGACATCCTCGCCGAGATCGAGGCCCTGGTCGGCGAGGGCGTCTCCGAGATCACGCTGCTCGGCCAGAACGTCAACGCGTACGGCTCCGACATCGGCGACCGCGAGGCGTTCTCCAAGCTGCTGCGCGCCTGCGGCACCATCGAGGGTCTGGAGCGCGTCCGCTTCACCTCCCCGCACCCGCGCGACTTCACCGACGACGTCATCGCGGCGATGGCCGAGACGCCGAACGTGATGCCGCAGCTGCACATGCCGCTCCAGTCCGGCTCGGACACCGTCCTGAAGGCGATGCGCCGTTCGTACCGCCAGGAGCGCTTCCTCGGCATCATCGAGAAGGTCCGCGCGGCGATCCCGCACGCCGCCATCTCCACCGACATCATCGTGGGCTTCCCCGGCGAGACCGAGGAGGACTTCGAGCAGACGCTGCACGTGGTCCGCGAGGCCCGGTTCGCGCAGGCCTTCACCTTCCAGTACTCCAAGCGCCCCGGCACCCCGGCCGCCGAGATGGAGGACCAGATCCCGAAGGAGGTCGTGCAGGCGCGCTACGAGCGCCTGGTCGCCCTCCAGGAGGAGATCTCCTGGGAGGAGAACAAGAAGCAGGTCGGCCGCACGCTCGACGTCATGGTCGCCGAGGGCGAGGGTCGCAAGGACGACGCCACGCACCGGCTCTCCGGCCGCGCTCCCGACAACCGCCTCGTCCACTTCACCAAGCCGGACGAGGAGGTCCGCCCCGGTGACGTCGTGACCGTCGAGATCACGTACGCCGCCCCGCACCACCTCCTCGCCGAGGGCGAGGTCTCCGCCATCCGCCGCACCCGCGCGGGCGACGCCTGGGAGAAGCGCACCACCGCCGCGCAGGCCCAGAAGCCGGCCGGCGTCATGCTGGGCCTCCCCCAGATCGGCGTCCCGGCCCCGCTGCCGCCGGCGACGGAAGGCTGCAGCATCGCCTGA
- a CDS encoding TAXI family TRAP transporter solute-binding subunit, translating into MRPFLLRVGRRRALQGAAALLGALALLLWWLLPGGTPQPEGRITFSTGVPTGVYQRYGELLDEALRRDLPDVETTLRNSEGSQQNLSRLASGDADFTIATADAVATYLQEGRPGADRLRGCTRLYDDYVQLVVPKGSAVRSVRDLEGRRVGVGQPGSGVRLLADRLLAAGGLDPAKDIRPVPAGIDTMPGLMERGQLDAFFWSGGLPTNAVLRLSERFPIRLVPLEPALVDKLHSEGGPSRYYRSAVIPADAYARAQDGEPVQTVAVANLLVTTESMDATLTEGVTRTVIGSRDRIGREVHPAQLVDLRTALYTDPLPLHEGARRYYRSVKP; encoded by the coding sequence ATGCGTCCGTTCCTGCTCCGCGTCGGTCGTCGCCGTGCCCTTCAGGGGGCGGCGGCGCTGCTCGGCGCGCTCGCGCTGCTGCTGTGGTGGCTGCTGCCGGGCGGCACTCCGCAGCCCGAGGGACGGATCACGTTCAGTACGGGGGTGCCGACGGGCGTCTACCAGCGGTACGGCGAGCTGCTCGACGAGGCACTGCGGCGCGATCTGCCGGACGTCGAGACGACCCTGCGCAACAGCGAGGGGTCCCAGCAGAACCTGTCCCGGCTCGCGTCGGGCGATGCCGACTTCACCATCGCCACAGCCGACGCGGTCGCCACGTACCTCCAGGAGGGCAGGCCCGGCGCGGACCGGCTGCGCGGCTGCACCCGGCTGTACGACGACTACGTGCAGCTGGTCGTGCCGAAGGGCTCGGCCGTGCGGTCCGTACGGGATCTGGAAGGGCGGCGCGTGGGCGTCGGGCAGCCGGGGTCCGGCGTGCGGCTGCTCGCGGACCGGCTGCTGGCGGCCGGCGGGCTGGATCCCGCCAAGGACATCCGACCGGTGCCCGCGGGCATCGACACCATGCCGGGGCTGATGGAGCGCGGGCAGCTGGACGCGTTCTTCTGGTCCGGCGGGCTGCCCACCAACGCCGTGCTGCGGCTCTCCGAGCGCTTCCCGATCCGGCTGGTGCCGCTGGAGCCGGCGCTCGTCGACAAGCTGCATTCGGAGGGCGGTCCGAGCCGCTACTACCGCTCCGCGGTGATCCCCGCCGACGCCTATGCGCGGGCGCAGGACGGGGAGCCGGTCCAGACGGTCGCCGTGGCGAACCTGCTGGTCACCACGGAGTCGATGGACGCGACGCTGACGGAGGGCGTCACGCGGACGGTGATCGGGAGCCGCGACCGGATCGGCCGCGAGGTGCACCCGGCCCAGCTGGTCGACCTGCGGACGGCGCTCTACACGGACCCGCTCCCGCTGCACGAGGGCGCCCGCCGGTACTACCGGTCGGTAAAGCCGTAG
- a CDS encoding HAMP domain-containing sensor histidine kinase, with product MRTRLLPLLIVLMAGVLLALGFPLAGSLAAAHQQTVVVDRIDDTARFAALAQFVTESGPGIDERKATLQGELVRYHDVYGIEAGVFYRDGTAMAGAPVGWRIPDEGEPRRAFQEALLGRRSHDPPQVWPWQGGARLAVASPVVRDGDVVAVVVTDSPTGQLRSRILRGWLLIAAGECAAMLLAVGAAFRLTGWVLRPVRVLDAATHDIATGRLNSRVAAAGGPPELRRLARSFNEMADNVEAVLEQQRAFVADASHQLRNPLAALLLRIELLALELPEDNEEIASVRTEGKRLARVLDDLLDLALAEHASADLRLTDIGELARERVGAWRPLAEEKGVRLTGTGAAAVTAWTDPVALSSALDAVIDNALKFTPEGEEVTVEVAAHGDTSTIVVADHGPGLTDDELDRIGDRFWRSNRHQNIKGSGLGLSISRALLTAAGGSITYAHNEPHGLRVTVTVPRTEPGTAGEGYEPGATT from the coding sequence GTGCGCACGCGCCTCCTCCCGCTGCTCATCGTCCTCATGGCCGGTGTGCTGCTCGCGCTGGGCTTCCCGCTCGCCGGGAGCCTGGCCGCCGCCCACCAGCAGACGGTGGTCGTCGACCGGATCGACGACACGGCGCGGTTCGCGGCGCTCGCCCAGTTCGTCACGGAGAGCGGCCCCGGCATCGACGAGCGGAAGGCCACTCTTCAGGGTGAACTCGTGCGGTACCACGACGTGTACGGCATCGAGGCGGGCGTCTTCTACCGCGACGGCACCGCCATGGCCGGCGCCCCGGTCGGGTGGCGGATTCCGGACGAGGGCGAGCCGCGCCGGGCGTTCCAGGAGGCCCTGCTGGGCCGCCGCAGCCACGACCCGCCCCAGGTGTGGCCCTGGCAGGGCGGTGCCCGCCTCGCCGTCGCCTCGCCCGTCGTACGGGACGGGGACGTCGTCGCCGTCGTGGTCACCGACTCGCCGACCGGCCAGCTGCGCTCGCGGATCCTGCGCGGCTGGCTGCTCATCGCCGCCGGCGAGTGCGCGGCGATGCTCCTCGCGGTCGGCGCCGCGTTCCGGCTCACCGGGTGGGTGCTCAGGCCGGTGCGGGTCCTCGACGCGGCCACGCACGACATCGCCACCGGGCGTCTGAACTCCCGTGTCGCCGCCGCCGGCGGCCCGCCGGAACTCCGGCGCCTGGCCCGGTCGTTCAACGAGATGGCCGACAACGTCGAGGCGGTGCTGGAGCAGCAGCGCGCCTTCGTCGCCGACGCCTCGCACCAGCTGCGCAACCCCCTCGCCGCGCTGCTGCTGCGGATCGAACTGCTCGCGCTCGAACTGCCGGAGGACAACGAGGAGATCGCTTCCGTACGGACGGAGGGCAAGCGCCTCGCCCGGGTCCTGGACGACCTGCTGGACCTGGCGCTCGCCGAGCACGCCTCCGCCGATCTGCGGCTCACCGACATCGGGGAGCTGGCCCGCGAGCGCGTCGGCGCCTGGCGTCCGCTGGCCGAGGAGAAGGGCGTGCGCCTCACCGGCACCGGCGCCGCGGCGGTCACCGCCTGGACCGACCCGGTGGCGCTGTCCAGCGCGCTGGACGCCGTGATCGACAACGCGCTGAAGTTCACCCCGGAGGGAGAGGAGGTCACGGTGGAGGTCGCCGCCCACGGCGACACCTCGACCATCGTCGTGGCCGACCACGGCCCCGGCCTGACCGACGACGAACTCGACCGGATCGGCGACCGCTTCTGGCGCAGCAACCGCCACCAGAACATCAAGGGCTCCGGCCTGGGCCTGTCGATCAGCCGCGCCCTGCTCACGGCGGCCGGAGGCTCGATCACGTACGCCCACAACGAACCCCACGGCCTCCGCGTGACCGTCACGGTCCCCCGCACGGAACCGGGCACGGCGGGGGAGGGTTACGAGCCGGGCGCCACGACCTGA
- a CDS encoding response regulator transcription factor, with protein MRLLLVEDDDHVAAALSAVLTRHGFAVTHARNGEEALKAVLPSGEAGKAPFGVVLLDLGLPDQDGYQVCGKLRKLTSTPVIMVTARGDVRSRIHGLNLGADDYVVKPYDTGELLARIHAVSRRTSTTGTGDTDDTATTPGPQTEPLRLGSVVIELPTRRVTVDGEVVQLTRKEFDLLALLAQRPGVVFRREQIISEVWRTSWEGTGRTLEVHVASLRAKLRMPALIETVRGVGYRLVAPPS; from the coding sequence ATGAGACTGCTGCTTGTCGAGGACGACGACCACGTCGCCGCGGCCCTCTCCGCCGTACTGACGCGGCACGGCTTCGCCGTCACGCACGCCCGGAACGGCGAGGAGGCCCTCAAGGCGGTCCTGCCCTCCGGCGAGGCCGGCAAGGCGCCCTTCGGTGTCGTCCTCCTCGACCTCGGGCTCCCTGACCAGGACGGCTACCAGGTCTGCGGGAAGCTGCGGAAGCTGACCTCCACGCCGGTGATCATGGTCACCGCTCGCGGTGACGTCCGCTCCCGCATCCACGGCCTGAACCTCGGCGCCGACGACTACGTCGTGAAGCCGTACGACACGGGGGAGCTGCTGGCCCGTATCCACGCCGTCAGCCGCCGCACGTCCACGACCGGCACCGGGGACACCGACGACACCGCGACCACGCCCGGCCCGCAGACCGAGCCGCTGCGGCTCGGCTCCGTCGTCATCGAGCTGCCCACGCGCCGCGTCACCGTGGACGGCGAGGTCGTCCAGCTCACCCGTAAGGAGTTCGACCTTCTGGCGCTGCTCGCCCAGCGGCCGGGGGTCGTCTTCCGCCGCGAGCAGATCATCAGCGAGGTCTGGCGCACCAGCTGGGAGGGGACCGGCCGCACCCTGGAGGTGCACGTCGCGTCCCTGCGCGCCAAGCTCCGGATGCCCGCCCTCATCGAGACCGTGCGCGGCGTCGGCTACCGCCTGGTCGCCCCGCCCTCGTAA
- a CDS encoding amino acid ABC transporter ATP-binding protein, which produces MSGVSVTKGADEAVPTASDLVVLSNVNKHFGALHVLQDIDLTIARGEVVVVIGPSGSGKSTLCRTINRLESIDSGTITIDGKPLPSEGKELARLRADVGMVFQSFNLFAHKTVLENVMLGQVKVRKAEKKAAEQKARSLLDRVGVGTQADKYPAQLSGGQQQRVAIARALAMDPKVMLFDEPTSALDPEMINEVLEVMQQLARDGMTMVVVTHEMGFARSAANRVVFMADGRIVEQASPEEFFSNPRSDRAKDFLSKILHH; this is translated from the coding sequence ATGAGCGGAGTGTCAGTGACCAAGGGCGCGGACGAGGCCGTACCGACGGCGAGCGACCTGGTCGTGCTGAGCAACGTCAACAAGCACTTCGGCGCGCTGCACGTGCTCCAGGACATCGATCTGACCATCGCCCGTGGCGAGGTCGTGGTCGTCATCGGGCCGTCCGGGTCCGGCAAGTCCACGCTGTGCCGCACCATCAACCGCCTGGAGTCGATCGACTCCGGCACGATCACGATCGATGGAAAGCCGCTGCCGAGCGAGGGCAAGGAGCTTGCGAGGCTCCGCGCCGACGTCGGCATGGTCTTCCAGTCGTTCAACCTCTTCGCACACAAGACGGTGCTGGAGAACGTCATGCTGGGCCAGGTCAAGGTCCGCAAGGCGGAGAAGAAGGCCGCCGAGCAGAAGGCGCGGTCGCTGCTGGACCGGGTGGGCGTCGGCACGCAGGCCGACAAGTACCCGGCGCAGCTGTCGGGCGGCCAGCAGCAGCGTGTCGCCATCGCGCGTGCGCTGGCGATGGACCCCAAGGTCATGCTCTTCGACGAGCCCACGTCGGCGCTCGACCCGGAGATGATCAACGAGGTCCTGGAGGTCATGCAGCAGCTGGCCCGGGACGGGATGACGATGGTCGTCGTCACCCACGAGATGGGCTTCGCCCGCTCCGCGGCCAACCGGGTCGTCTTCATGGCCGACGGCAGGATCGTCGAGCAGGCTTCGCCCGAGGAGTTCTTCAGCAATCCGCGCAGCGACCGGGCGAAGGACTTCCTGTCGAAGATCCTGCACCACTGA
- a CDS encoding glutamate ABC transporter substrate-binding protein encodes MQFRKTSAALAAVLTLSLAATACGNGGDKGANGDKITIGIKFDQPGMGLKTADGKYTGFDVDVATYIAKELGYKPDQIEWKQAPSAERENLIKNGDVKFVVATYTINDKRKAVVDFAGPYFLAHQDLLVRADDNSITKASDLNNKKLCSVTGSTSAQNVKEKLAPQADLQTFGGYSECLTGLENKAVDALTTDDSILAGYAAQKEHQGKFKLAGLKLSDEPYGVGLKKGDKELRDKINAALEKMKSDGSWDKFVKANLGPANYKNEPAPAITEK; translated from the coding sequence ATGCAGTTCCGCAAGACCAGTGCGGCCCTCGCCGCGGTTCTGACCCTCTCTCTGGCGGCGACCGCCTGTGGCAACGGTGGCGACAAGGGCGCCAACGGCGACAAGATCACCATCGGCATCAAGTTCGACCAGCCGGGCATGGGTCTGAAGACGGCGGACGGCAAGTACACCGGCTTCGACGTCGACGTCGCCACGTACATCGCCAAGGAGCTGGGCTACAAGCCCGACCAGATCGAGTGGAAGCAGGCGCCGAGCGCCGAGCGCGAGAACCTGATCAAGAACGGTGACGTGAAGTTCGTCGTCGCCACCTACACGATCAACGACAAGCGCAAGGCGGTCGTCGACTTCGCCGGCCCGTACTTCCTCGCCCACCAGGACCTGCTGGTCCGGGCCGACGACAATTCGATCACCAAGGCGTCGGACCTCAACAACAAGAAGCTCTGCTCGGTCACCGGCTCGACCTCGGCGCAGAACGTCAAGGAGAAGCTGGCGCCGCAGGCGGACCTCCAGACGTTCGGCGGCTACTCCGAGTGCCTGACCGGCCTGGAGAACAAGGCGGTCGATGCCCTGACCACCGACGACTCCATCCTCGCGGGCTACGCCGCGCAGAAGGAGCACCAGGGCAAGTTCAAGCTGGCCGGTCTGAAGCTCAGCGACGAGCCCTACGGTGTGGGCCTGAAGAAGGGCGACAAGGAGCTCCGCGACAAGATCAACGCGGCGCTCGAGAAGATGAAGTCGGACGGCTCCTGGGACAAGTTCGTGAAGGCGAACCTCGGGCCCGCGAACTACAAGAACGAGCCGGCCCCGGCGATCACCGAGAAGTGA
- a CDS encoding amino acid ABC transporter permease: MFDFLDNPQYDLLGAFWVTVKLTLYSALGSLIWGTLLAGMRVSPVPLMRAFGTAYVNVVRNTPLTIVIVGCSLVLNQTLGFALGGENFEDIGFRMAVLGLVAYTSTFVAEALRSGINTVPVGQAEAARALGLTFSQVLRLIVLPQAFRSVIAPLANVLIALTKNTTVAAAIGVAEAASLMKTMIENEADALFAVFGVFALGFIVLTLPTGLILGWVAKRVAVKR, from the coding sequence GTGTTCGACTTTCTAGACAATCCGCAGTACGACCTGCTCGGCGCCTTCTGGGTGACGGTCAAGCTCACCCTCTACTCTGCGCTCGGGTCCCTGATCTGGGGAACGCTGCTGGCCGGCATGCGCGTGAGCCCTGTCCCGCTGATGCGGGCCTTTGGCACCGCGTACGTCAACGTGGTCCGCAACACCCCCCTGACCATCGTCATCGTCGGTTGCTCCTTGGTGCTCAACCAGACGCTGGGGTTCGCGCTGGGCGGAGAGAACTTCGAGGACATCGGCTTCCGGATGGCGGTCCTCGGTCTGGTGGCCTACACCAGCACCTTCGTCGCCGAGGCACTGCGTTCCGGTATCAACACGGTGCCGGTCGGGCAGGCCGAGGCCGCGCGTGCACTAGGCCTGACCTTCTCTCAGGTGCTGAGGCTGATCGTGCTGCCGCAGGCGTTCCGCTCGGTGATCGCTCCGCTGGCCAACGTGCTGATCGCCCTGACGAAGAACACCACGGTCGCGGCGGCCATCGGTGTGGCTGAAGCAGCGAGCCTGATGAAGACCATGATCGAGAACGAGGCCGACGCGCTGTTCGCCGTCTTCGGCGTCTTCGCCCTCGGGTTCATCGTTCTCACCCTCCCCACCGGCCTGATCCTCGGCTGGGTGGCCAAGCGTGTGGCGGTGAAGCGATGA
- a CDS encoding amino acid ABC transporter permease, giving the protein MTSVLYDTPGPKAKRRNVLYTVVFLAVLAAVGWWVLSVMAEKDQLTADKWSPFVTDSAVWTTFLLPGLGETLKAAALALVIALPLGALLGIGRLSDHTWIRVPVGAVVEFFRAIPVLLMMVFAHAAFVQFTTLDSEVRPLYAVVTGLVLYNASVIAEIVRAGILSLPYGQTDAAKAIGMRKGQIMAYVLLPQAVTAMLPALVSQLVVIVKDTALGGAILGLNELLFQIRPITANYGANTIAAFTVVALIYIVVNFALTSLASWLESKLRRRKKSTGATVDVTDIDTGMGAGVATEVAGPEPGK; this is encoded by the coding sequence ATGACTTCCGTTCTGTACGACACTCCTGGCCCCAAGGCCAAGCGGCGGAACGTCCTCTACACCGTCGTCTTCCTCGCCGTCTTGGCGGCTGTCGGGTGGTGGGTCCTGTCCGTCATGGCGGAGAAGGACCAGCTGACGGCCGATAAGTGGAGCCCGTTCGTCACCGACAGCGCCGTCTGGACGACCTTCCTCCTGCCGGGTCTGGGCGAGACCCTCAAGGCCGCGGCGCTCGCCCTCGTCATCGCGCTTCCGCTGGGCGCCCTGCTGGGCATCGGGCGGCTGTCGGACCACACGTGGATCCGGGTGCCGGTAGGCGCTGTCGTGGAGTTCTTCCGCGCGATTCCGGTGCTCCTGATGATGGTGTTCGCCCACGCCGCCTTCGTGCAGTTCACCACCCTCGACTCCGAGGTGCGCCCGCTGTACGCGGTGGTGACGGGACTGGTCCTCTACAACGCCTCGGTCATCGCCGAGATCGTGCGCGCCGGCATCCTGTCCTTGCCGTACGGCCAGACCGACGCCGCCAAGGCGATCGGTATGCGCAAGGGCCAGATCATGGCGTACGTGCTGCTGCCGCAGGCGGTAACGGCGATGCTGCCCGCCTTGGTCAGCCAGCTCGTCGTCATCGTCAAGGACACTGCGCTGGGCGGTGCGATCCTCGGCCTGAACGAGCTGCTGTTCCAGATCCGCCCGATCACCGCCAACTACGGTGCCAACACGATCGCCGCATTCACCGTTGTCGCGCTCATCTACATCGTGGTGAACTTCGCGCTGACCTCGCTCGCGAGCTGGCTGGAGAGCAAGCTGCGGCGGCGGAAGAAGAGCACTGGCGCCACAGTCGACGTGACGGACATCGACACCGGCATGGGTGCCGGCGTCGCGACGGAGGTCGCGGGGCCCGAGCCCGGGAAGTAG